DNA sequence from the Verrucomicrobiia bacterium genome:
GGGGAGTCACGCACGCCGTCTACGACTCCGGATGTGTCTTCGTTGGCTCCAATTGGTCCTGCTTGGCCGCCAGAGCCGCCGTCAAATCCTGAATGAGGCTCAACCGTTCCTTCTCCTCCTGCTTGCGGCGGGTGATGTCACGCGCCACTGTTGAAGTCCCGATGAAGCGCCCGCTCGCATCTTTAATTGGAGAAATGGTTAGCGATACTTCCACCACTGAGCCATCCTTGCGAATGCGCAGCGTTTCAAAAGCCTGACACCGTTCGCCTTGGCTCAGCTTTTTCAACGTCTCATGCGGGTTGTCCGGGCGATAGGAAGGAATCAGAACCGAAACTGAGCGGCCAATCATTTCCGAAGCCGAATAACCAAAAAGCCGTTCCGCGCTGGCATTCCAAGTCAAGACCCTTCCATCCAGCATTGTGCCAATGACGGCGTCATCGCAGGATTCCACCACCGAAGCCAGATAGGCCGTCGTGGCGTCTGTCTGGCTGCGGATTCGACGTTCCTGAGCTGCGCCCAGTTCGCGGTTCACCGCTGGCACCAGGCGAGCCAAATTCTCTTTTATCACATATTCGTGAGCCCCGGCTTTAAGCATCTCGACGGCGTGCTCCTCGCCCAGTCTCCCCGAGACCATTATGAACGGGATGTCCAAGCCCGTCCGGCGATACAGAGTCAGCACCGCTAATCCGTCAATCCCCCGCAGACCAAAGTCACAGATAATAAAGTCCCAGGTCTTCCTCTTTAACGCTGCCTGAACCCCAGCCGCCGTATCGACTCGCTCGAACTCCACGTTAAGTCCGCCCCGTTGCAGTTCGCGGACAATGAAAAACGCATCGTCGATGGAATCCTCGACGACCAAGGCTTGATACTGGACGTTCATACATGGTTCTTCTAGTCGGCCCTCCGCAACGTCAATCCTGAGTATGGCAATATTATTCAGTTCTGCAAAATGGTCAAATTAGCTCACCGTTCGTCAAGCCAGGCGCGGGCCGAACCGGAGTCCGCGGCCCTGGATAGAGCCTTCAATAATCCCTTTCTTCAATTGCTCGCAGCAAACTACCGCTGCTGGGACTTGCGGACCTTATCCCAGCGTTTTTGGGTTTCCGTAATCCTAGGAAATTCCTTGTAGCGGGGACGGCAGTGCGGCCTTATCGCTGAAGAGAGGTTCATGGCTCACAAAGCACTTATCTTGATGGTTGAAGACCAGGAGAATGATGCCCTTTTAATACGTCGGGCATTTACCAAGTCCGGGGTTCTCAACCCGATTCAGGTGGTCGGAAATGGTGAACAAGCCATCGCTTATTTAAACGGAACAGGCCCCTTCGCTAACCGTGCTGAATTTCCGCTGCCATCGCTGGTGCTGCTGGATATAAACATGCCAGGCATGGATGGCTTTGAACTGTTGCGATGGATTCGGCGCGAGTCCCCTTTCCCCGGTTTGCGCGTTGTGATGCTGGCATCCTCTGGTGAAATCCGAGATGTGAACAGGGCCTACCAACTGGGAGCAAACTCGTTCCTGGTGAAACCCCTGGATTTTGAGCGGTTCGCGGAAATCACCCAAGCCCTCAGCGGTTACTGGTTGTGGCTGGACCAAGCGCCCGAAGCGTCGCGCCAACCCGAAACCAAGGCCGTCAGTGACACTGAGATTCTCCGAAGGATTGGACTGGAACCCTTGGGCGACCCGTCGTCCAAAAGCAACTCGGCAGGAAATTTGTTGTGAGCAAGGCCGGAAATAATCCCTTCGGCGGCGCCAACGGTTATTTCGCTGCCAACTTCACCTCATCGACACGGAGGAAACGATCAAGTCGGCCCCACGATGCGGACCCCCGGAGGCGGGGTGGGTTTTGCCAGCGAATTGAACATCTCCCAGACCTTCGAAGGCGGTAGAAACTGTTTATGGGCACGAGGAGCATGGGGACCGGCGGGCTTTAACTTCCAACGGGCTTTGCAAACCTCAACCAGAAGTCCGGGTTAAAACCGCGATGGCCTCCGCCGAATTTCGACCTCTGAAAGCAAATTTTTCTCTGGCGCCTGGGACGATTCAGGCACTTCGTTCGACCAGAGCCAATAACCGCCCATTGCCTGGCTGAATTCTACAAAGCGCTCAAAATCGAGAGGCTTGATCAGAAAGGAATTCGCCCCGAGTTGGTAGGCCGCGCTTACATCGCGCGTTTCATCCGATGAGGTCAGTATCACGACGCGGAGCGTGGCCAATTCCGGCTGAATGCGTATCCACTTGAGCACATCAAATCCGCTCAAGCCGGGCAGCTTGATGTCGTCATATTTTGAGGGTTTGTTCGCCCCTCCGGTGTGCTCGTGAAATGTAGATCACCCCGAGCACTTTTTAGCAGCATGGGCAATTGACGACAGAGGGCGGAGGCAGCTCGTTGTTTGCAGGATGGACACGCCGGGCATGGCAATGGCTGTTTTCGCCCTGGAAACGCTTGTTCCTTGCCTTGGGCGGCGCAAAACAAGGGGCGTGGCATCGCTGCTGCTTTGCTGGCTAAACCAGCGGGCCGTCAGGAAGCAACTGGCTCCACGCCGACAGAAGCTTGAGGAGCTGCTCAGCAGCCTTAAATGAGAATACAATTGCCTGCACTCTGTCTGGCGCCCCCATTCAATCTTGTCGCAACAACTAAGCAACTGGCCAGCCTTGATGAACCTGTTCATCCAATCCGAAGCTCACCCGCGCAGCGTACAAAACAATTCGCGCAAGAAGCGCAATGAAGCGAGGCCGCCCGAATCGCGCCTGCTAAAAGCCAAGGTCTTCGCCCTTTGGCTTAAGGCTAATGAGGTAGGCGACCAAGTCCTCCATTTGTTGCTGGTTGATGAGGTCTTTGAATCCAGGCATGTGGAGAGGTGGAGTCGGGCCATTGGGGTCTAATTTTGGCTCGATGGGGACCCCATTCTGAATTTTGGCGATCAGCTCATCCTTTTTGTAACCGTCCGCCACGTGAATGAGCGCCGGGACCTCCTGGGCAGTCTGCGCATTGTAGTTGTGCACACCCCCTTTGCCCTGCGGTCCGTGACAAGCCTGGCAACTGAACTCGTTGTAAACCTTGAGGCCGCGTTCCAATTCAGGACTGAGCGGCTTGGCGGGAGCGGCGGCGGAAGCGCTCGTCTGCTGCGCGTTTTCCTTTTTTCGGCGTTGGGTGTCGAGGTAGCCGGTGGCGATGACCGAGCCGGTCAGAATCAGGCCCAGAAAGCCGACGAGATATTTTTGCGCGGTAACGCTCATGAGGGTTCAGCCTACAATCGCCTCCCAAAGCATGAAAACAATGGTCATTAAAAAAAATGCGGTCCCGACAATCAGCCAGAGATGTTTGCGGGGCGCAATTTTTTCAAGGGCGGCATCAATAAAGGGCCAGAAAAATAAACCAAGCACATAAACAATGCTGCCCCAAATGCCGACCGTGAGGGTCGTGAGCTTGAGCCAGCGATAAGTGGGAAAGAAGTACCATTCGGGCCGGATATGTCCCGGTGTATTGCCAGGAGTCGCCAGGGCTCCGACAGTAGGTGGAAAGAAAATCACATAATTGACAAGCCCAATGAGGATGAGAAGGCCAACGATAGCCTCACGCAACATGTGGTCTGGAAAGAACGGATACGTTTTGGGGTGCGGCTCGCCTTCGAGTGGCGCAACACTGTGCAAGCGCACGAGAACGAGATGGGCGCCCACGGTCAACGTCATCAAGGTGGGCAGCACGCCGATGTGAAAATCGTAAAAGCGGCTCAATGTATTGGGATTGACATTCGGTCCGCCACGCAACAAGTAGAGCAAAGGTTTACCGAGCAGAGGCAGTGCGGCAATCATGTTGGTGCCGATGGTGGTTGCCCAGTAAGAGAGCTGATCGTAAACGAGCGAATAACCCGTGAACGCAAATGTTAGGGTCAACATAAACAGGGCCACGCCCAGGACCCAGTTGAGCTCCCTCGGTTTGCGGTAGGCGCGGGTAAAGAAGACCCGGATCATGTGCAGCAGGACGGTGACAATCATCAATTGGGCCGCCCCTTGGTGTATGCCTCGAATGAACCAGCCCATGCGGACTTTGAAGGTGATGTTGCTCACACTGGCGAAGGCTTGCGCAGGGTATGGCACATAATAGAAGGTCAACAGGATTCGAGTAACCGCCAGGATGCAAAAGAGCATCAAGGGGGTCCCGCCGAGGCAAAAGAGCCATGCTTTCATGTGAACAGGGAGCGGCTCGCGCAGGGGTTTGCGCAGGACTTCCGGGTCCACAGGCACCCGCTCGTGAAGCCAATGCCCCGCCTGGCTCATACTTGTTCCTCCTTCAGCGATTTCATTACTACAAAGACCTCGTCATCCTTGAGCTTTACTTCGAGCTTTTCCAGCGGGCGCGGCGGGGGCCCCGATACGAC
Encoded proteins:
- a CDS encoding response regulator, whose amino-acid sequence is MKLPGLSGFDVLKWIRIQPELATLRVVILTSSDETRDVSAAYQLGANSFLIKPLDFERFVEFSQAMGGYWLWSNEVPESSQAPEKNLLSEVEIRRRPSRF
- a CDS encoding response regulator, with amino-acid sequence MAHKALILMVEDQENDALLIRRAFTKSGVLNPIQVVGNGEQAIAYLNGTGPFANRAEFPLPSLVLLDINMPGMDGFELLRWIRRESPFPGLRVVMLASSGEIRDVNRAYQLGANSFLVKPLDFERFAEITQALSGYWLWLDQAPEASRQPETKAVSDTEILRRIGLEPLGDPSSKSNSAGNLL
- a CDS encoding cytochrome c; its protein translation is MSVTAQKYLVGFLGLILTGSVIATGYLDTQRRKKENAQQTSASAAAPAKPLSPELERGLKVYNEFSCQACHGPQGKGGVHNYNAQTAQEVPALIHVADGYKKDELIAKIQNGVPIEPKLDPNGPTPPLHMPGFKDLINQQQMEDLVAYLISLKPKGEDLGF
- a CDS encoding cytochrome bc complex cytochrome b subunit, producing the protein MSQAGHWLHERVPVDPEVLRKPLREPLPVHMKAWLFCLGGTPLMLFCILAVTRILLTFYYVPYPAQAFASVSNITFKVRMGWFIRGIHQGAAQLMIVTVLLHMIRVFFTRAYRKPRELNWVLGVALFMLTLTFAFTGYSLVYDQLSYWATTIGTNMIAALPLLGKPLLYLLRGGPNVNPNTLSRFYDFHIGVLPTLMTLTVGAHLVLVRLHSVAPLEGEPHPKTYPFFPDHMLREAIVGLLILIGLVNYVIFFPPTVGALATPGNTPGHIRPEWYFFPTYRWLKLTTLTVGIWGSIVYVLGLFFWPFIDAALEKIAPRKHLWLIVGTAFFLMTIVFMLWEAIVG
- a CDS encoding PAS domain S-box protein produces the protein MNVQYQALVVEDSIDDAFFIVRELQRGGLNVEFERVDTAAGVQAALKRKTWDFIICDFGLRGIDGLAVLTLYRRTGLDIPFIMVSGRLGEEHAVEMLKAGAHEYVIKENLARLVPAVNRELGAAQERRIRSQTDATTAYLASVVESCDDAVIGTMLDGRVLTWNASAERLFGYSASEMIGRSVSVLIPSYRPDNPHETLKKLSQGERCQAFETLRIRKDGSVVEVSLTISPIKDASGRFIGTSTVARDITRRKQEEKERLSLIQDLTAALAAKQDQLEPTKTHPES